GGCCGTAGCGGTAGATATTATTATTACCTTGAGGTATCGCATCCTTTACCCTCCTACGGTCTTGGCCTCGTAGAGAGCCGTCATATTATATGGCAATCTTCTTTAACATAAACAGCCGAATAGACTGATATCTTTAGTATTACGCCGCCGCTGCTTTTAATAAAACGGCGACGACTTAAGGCGTACGGGGCACCTTTTGTCGTCGCTTGCGCTTGCGTTAACGTTTACCGTCGGACCCTCCGTAGGCTTCGGCCCGTTATTCGCAGGCCGGGTAAAAACTTACTTACATACTACATTCAAAAGCTTATCGGGCACAAGTATTTTTTTCGCGACTTCTTTACCCTCCAGGTAGCGCGCGACGTTGGTGTCTTCGGCGGCGGCGGCGAAGACGTCGTCTTCGCTCGAGCCGGCGGCGACGTCGACGCGGCCTCGCACCTTGCCGTTCACCTGGACGACGACCGTAACCCGCGCCGCGCCGACCGGTTCCGCGTCGTATTCTTCCCACTGGTCGCGGAAAACCGAGTCGTCGTGGCCGGCGCGGTGCCAAAGCTCCTCCGCCATATGGGGTGCGAACGGCGCGAGCATCTTCATCAAGTGGTAGAGGGCGTAGCCGAACGCGGGCGATTTTTTATCTTCGTACGCGTACAGGGCATTAACGAAGTCCATCAGGAACGCGATGCAGGTATTGAAGTGCAGGCGCTCGAGGTCGTCGGTAACGCGTTTCAGCGTCTGGTGGGTCGTCAGGTACAGTCCTCTTTCGCTCGGGGAGAGCGTTTCGGCGTCCAGCGAGTCGCGCACGGTTCCTATATTCCCAACGACGAGGCGCCACACGCGGCCGAGCCACTTCGCCGCGGCGCCCACGCCTTCGTCGGTCCACTCCATATCCTTGCCGGGCGGGCCGGCGAAGGTTATGTAAAGCCGGGTCACGTCGGCGCCGTGTTCCGCGATGAACGGGCCCGCCGGGACGGCGTTCCCTTTCGACTTCGACATAACCTCCATCGCGGCCGAGCCGTCGGCCTTCGCGACGCGGGCCTTGACCATCCCCTGATTGAAGAAGTGGGGGAAAGGCTCCGCGTCGCGTACGAGCCCTTCGTCGGCGAGGAATTTCTGGAAGAAGCGCGCGTAAAGCATGTGGCTCACCGCGTGTTCGTCGCCGCCGATGTACTGGTCTACCGGCATCCAGAAGTTAACGCGGGCGGGTTCCCACGGCTTCTCGCCGTTATGCGCGTCGCAGTAACGCAGGAAGTACCAGCTCGAGTCCACGTACGTATCCATGGTATCGGCGTCGCGTTCGGCCGGGCCGCCGCATTTGGGACACGTCGTCTCGACGAACTCGCGGCAGCTCGCCAACGGCGAACGCTCCGCGGGCGCAAAGTCCACCTTATCTTCGGGCGGAAGCAGCACCGGCAACTCGTCGTAGGGGACCGGGACTTCGCCGCAGCTCGAGCAGTGGATTATCGGAATGGGCGCGCCCCAGTACCGCTGGCGGCTTATGAGCCAGTCGTGAAGGTGGTAGTTGACCGCCGGCCGTCCCCAGCCCTCCTTCGGGCCGACTTCGGCGAGCTTGGCGTTGCCCTCCTCGGTCGTCAGGCCGGAGTACGGGCCGGAGTTCTCCATAACGCCGTAGTCCTCGAGCGCCTCCGTCATCTCCCTTTCGTCCGCCAGGCCGCCGTCGGGGGGCCGGATGACGGGGACGACCGGGATGCCGTACTTGCGGGCGAAGAGGAAATCGCGCTGGTCGTGGGCGGGGACGCCCATAACGGCCCCCTCGCCGTAGCTGATGAGGACGTAGTCGGCGACCCAGATCGGGACCTCCTCGCCGCTCAAGGGGTTGCGGGCGTACCGGCCGATGAAGACGCCGGACTTCTCGCCCGCCGCGGACGCGCGGTCGACCTCGGCCTTATTTATCGCGTCGCGGCAGAACGACTCCACTTCGTCTTCCGTCGGGAGCCCTTTTATCAACTCGGGTATAGCGGGGTGCTCGGGCGCGAGCGCCATAAACGTCACGCCGAAAAGGGTGTCGGCGCGGGTCGTGAATACGTCGAAGCGGCGGCCGTCGCCCCCGACGACGGGGAAGCGTACGGTCAGGCCCTCGCTCCGGCCTATCCAGTTACGCTGCAGCGTTACGACGTGGCGGGGCCAATTTTCCTCGAGCAGCGCGAGGTCGTCGAGCAGGCGGTCGGCGTATGCCGTTATCTTGAAATACCACTGCTCGAGGTAACGCCGCTCCACCGGCGTATCGCACCTGTAGCACGTCCCGTCTACGACCTGTTCATTAGCCAGGACCGTCCTGCACCCCGGGCAGAAGTTCGCGGGGCCGGACGTACGGTACGCCAGGCCGCGCTCGTAAAATTTGAGAAAGAGCCATTGCGTCCATTTGTAGTAGTCGGGGCGGTAGGCGGCGACTTCGCGGCGCCAATCGTAACCGACGCCGGCGCGCTTCAGCGTCTCGCGGGACGTCGCGATGTTCTCCGCGGTCCATTGGGCCGGCGAAATGCCGCGCTGGATGGCGGCGTTTTCCGCCGGCAGGCCGAAGCTGTCCCAACCGA
This region of bacterium genomic DNA includes:
- the leuS gene encoding leucine--tRNA ligase yields the protein MAKADEYDAPIVEKKWQEFWEEAGLFEADEDSKKAKFYLLEMFPYPSGDLHVGHMKNYFIGDVLGRYKAMRGYEVLHPIGWDSFGLPAENAAIQRGISPAQWTAENIATSRETLKRAGVGYDWRREVAAYRPDYYKWTQWLFLKFYERGLAYRTSGPANFCPGCRTVLANEQVVDGTCYRCDTPVERRYLEQWYFKITAYADRLLDDLALLEENWPRHVVTLQRNWIGRSEGLTVRFPVVGGDGRRFDVFTTRADTLFGVTFMALAPEHPAIPELIKGLPTEDEVESFCRDAINKAEVDRASAAGEKSGVFIGRYARNPLSGEEVPIWVADYVLISYGEGAVMGVPAHDQRDFLFARKYGIPVVPVIRPPDGGLADEREMTEALEDYGVMENSGPYSGLTTEEGNAKLAEVGPKEGWGRPAVNYHLHDWLISRQRYWGAPIPIIHCSSCGEVPVPYDELPVLLPPEDKVDFAPAERSPLASCREFVETTCPKCGGPAERDADTMDTYVDSSWYFLRYCDAHNGEKPWEPARVNFWMPVDQYIGGDEHAVSHMLYARFFQKFLADEGLVRDAEPFPHFFNQGMVKARVAKADGSAAMEVMSKSKGNAVPAGPFIAEHGADVTRLYITFAGPPGKDMEWTDEGVGAAAKWLGRVWRLVVGNIGTVRDSLDAETLSPSERGLYLTTHQTLKRVTDDLERLHFNTCIAFLMDFVNALYAYEDKKSPAFGYALYHLMKMLAPFAPHMAEELWHRAGHDDSVFRDQWEEYDAEPVGAARVTVVVQVNGKVRGRVDVAAGSSEDDVFAAAAEDTNVARYLEGKEVAKKILVPDKLLNVVCK